A genomic region of Nostoc sp. UHCC 0702 contains the following coding sequences:
- a CDS encoding (2Fe-2S) ferredoxin domain-containing protein, protein MKKLKKYIKRLIKGIIQRFSDNSQQPSPLSSRPSSAAIPTVSPRWESGLVLVCSQCTTERSLSGSHQPSRGATASEDLQNWLKSRLKSEGLWGEFRVVSTSCLGVCPKGRVAVVLGSHAGGDNRQSLIVDAQSDRELLYSRIKHQI, encoded by the coding sequence ATGAAGAAACTGAAAAAGTATATCAAGCGATTGATCAAAGGCATCATTCAGCGGTTTTCTGACAATTCTCAACAACCATCGCCCCTGAGTTCTCGCCCCTCAAGCGCTGCTATTCCAACTGTTTCTCCTCGGTGGGAATCTGGTTTAGTGCTTGTGTGTTCCCAGTGTACGACAGAGCGATCGCTATCTGGCTCCCATCAACCTAGTAGAGGTGCAACGGCTTCAGAAGATTTACAGAATTGGCTGAAATCTCGGCTGAAATCTGAGGGGTTGTGGGGTGAATTTCGAGTTGTCAGCACCAGTTGTTTGGGTGTTTGTCCCAAGGGTCGCGTTGCTGTTGTCCTTGGAAGTCATGCAGGTGGAGACAATCGTCAGTCTTTGATTGTCGATGCTCAAAGCGATCGCGAACTTCTTTATTCACGCATCAAGCATCAGATTTAA
- a CDS encoding helix-turn-helix transcriptional regulator: MFRHFRFRVPTPAWAGVSQDEPFHVSHHFQHRQHHGREHGKHFVDDMFGRGWGDEYRTRRGDIKFLLLELLSEGPSHGYDLIKAMEVRYGGFRRLSPGSVYPTLQMLEEGGYLTSEQQSGKRVYTITDQGRQLLAERTQQETSDSPWDAFKSFVKGKPQEFIELRNVVGELAAVVIQVARSGNVERMNRVRELLEETKREIYTILSEK, from the coding sequence GCTTTCGCGTTCCCACACCGGCATGGGCAGGAGTCAGCCAGGACGAACCATTCCATGTCAGTCATCACTTCCAGCATCGCCAGCATCATGGTAGAGAGCATGGCAAGCACTTTGTTGATGACATGTTTGGTCGTGGTTGGGGAGATGAATACCGCACTCGTCGGGGTGATATCAAGTTCCTTCTGTTGGAATTGTTATCTGAGGGCCCCAGTCATGGTTATGACCTGATTAAAGCGATGGAAGTCCGCTATGGAGGCTTTCGTCGCCTCAGTCCTGGCTCGGTGTATCCAACACTCCAGATGTTGGAAGAAGGAGGGTATCTGACGAGCGAACAGCAAAGTGGTAAGCGGGTTTATACGATTACAGATCAAGGTAGACAACTGCTAGCAGAACGTACTCAACAGGAAACTTCAGACTCTCCTTGGGATGCTTTCAAGAGCTTTGTTAAAGGCAAGCCTCAAGAGTTTATCGAGTTGCGGAATGTAGTAGGAGAGTTAGCTGCTGTTGTCATACAGGTGGCTCGCAGCGGCAATGTAGAGCGGATGAATCGGGTGCGTGAGCTACTTGAGGAGACTAAACGGGAAATTTACACTATCCTGTCAGAGAAATAG